A window of Pecten maximus chromosome 12, xPecMax1.1, whole genome shotgun sequence genomic DNA:
TCTATGGACGATTCTTTTAGGTGAGCTATTGTTACCAATGAGATGTGTTGTCGTTCATatctgtataacagtaacctTTATTTGAGCTATCTCCCTTCTTTTGATTTTTCATGAGAATTTCTGTTGGTCGAAATATATACCATTCTTGTAAGTGCTGTTTTGGTGTAGAACtgttttgtaaatgatattcatGTAAAGTATATTGTATTCTAGTACTGAAGCTTCAAAGAGAAGAAAAATAACATCATTGTATataagctcacctggtccgtccgtccggacTTATTCCCAGTGAGAACGTCAATACTTACCTTTTGAACACAATAACTTGAGTAAATGCCAACCAAGTTtaatgaaactttgtatgcagccATTTATAGTCAAGATCTCGGACAAGTTTGAAAATGAGAGTAATTCGACAATCACttaaagagttattgccctttgtaataaaattattatttgaccttgtgaacatgataactggagtaaatatcaaccatATTTGATTAAACTTTGCATGCAGCAATATATTGACAAGATCTCGGCTGAGTTCGAAAATGGGAATAACTTGAAATTAACTTACAAAGTCATTGCCCTTTGCACAATAATATtattggaccttgtgaacacgataactggagtaaatatcaacccattttgataaaactttgtATGTAGCCATATATCGACAGGATTTCGGACGATTTTGAAAATGCAGTTGTTGCAGAAGAGTAAAGCACTTGCTGCGCCATGTAACTCAGTATCAACTAGTAATGTCACGTATTCAAAGTGAGAAGCGAGATAGAACCTTTATGTAGATAGTTTAGATCTCAACACAACAACATGTTATAcatcttaaattgtcaaatttttattgaattgatacatgtatacatatttagcTATACCATTTCACGGAAATCTGcatagatatatgtatgtgCATAATTTATACCTGACGTGTACGTACTTGATTGGACAGGTCGCTGTCTGTCTGGGTGTCCGGACGGATCCGTTGTACACAGTACATCCTGCTATTTGTTTTTCAACATGAGAACATCCTGGAGTGAAGCTGAGGTTCGTCTAAAATTATTAACAAATAACGGTATATATCCCGAAAAATTTAACTTCTGCTAATGTCTTATGAGTGTTTGGTTTCCACCTTTTGAATCGATATAGcagtgttgctatttttagatATGATGCAATTCTTTATACTGTATGCTTTATCTTTAATACTTAAAATACAGAGTGTACAATGTAGCCACACCATTGTGTCAGCTCAAAAGTAAGAAATCATATCTCAAAACACAGTTATTAGTAATTAGATTAATACTTTGTGAGATTATGAGAGACATGAGTTTATGAGGTATTTCACGCTTTCATAAAGTCAGCAGTATTTGGGGTGTATTGTCTATGATGCACAATGCTACTACTTTGTACTAGGCTTCTACAAAATGTCGTTATTTAATTCTATATTGTAATTCAGCAACATATCAAAAAAGGATACacttttcacattttgttttgtgatGATACAATAATTTCCTTATGTGCAATATAATTCTAATGTGTTAGAGGCAACGTACAACTGACTAACACTTTTACCACCTCTAACGTTTCATCATAAATAATTTGATGCTAACGTTTACTGATTTCAGCATTGACGTTCCTTGACGTTCttcatattgaaaattattattttttattgaacTATGTGGCTATTTCACCTCTCCATCAATATTTTGGCATTGCTTTCGTCCTATTTTGAGTTCCAACTGCTAACTTTTACAATTCAGACCCTTAGCGACACAGATcagtcatagaaggacgaaacagtaaTAGTTTATCAGTGACCCTGCTAGGCGAAAATTGTATGGATGCTTTATAGACCCCAAACCACTAACCCCAACTCCaaaggagtaggggctaatatattttctattaatactaaccagaagcagacgacTGTGGTCTTACATTTGTTGTATTCACTGCTAGTTCTACATTTCACTTTTTTTccattgttgatatattttgcTTTTACAATGATGTTTCCATTTTTTGTGTTTGGGTTgcttagaaaaaaataatgtttccatttgatttttgatttccAGTGTAATAATTTCATTGATGTGATTTGTTTACCAGCCATTTCGTTTGACGAATATTTTCCCGCTTAATTCAGTTTTACTGTCGTCTGCTGAATACTAATCTGTTATCAATTGAGACGGTAGAGGAGCAGACGTTCATCGGGAACCATCTGACGAGGGAGGGAAGTGGTAACGGAATTTATTTATCTACGACATAAAATCACATGAAATTGacatttatgacgtcattatatatCTCGTCTGtgttattaattaaacaatatgTGTTATAAACTAGACTTTCGCATGTATTACAAGGTAAGTGTGCTACTAGTGCATTGTTAAATGTCAATACGTAAGCGAtgattatatatttcaattatatcattaaatgtattttcCATATCAATTTGACAAATTCATGATCATCTATAAAGGAGAATCATATAGAACTTCACACACGAATAAAAATACCTAAAAATTTGCACAATAACAGTCATttgatataccaaaatgtttgtttggacatgtagtttcttacaaacaccaataatttgctgtagatgctaaCAGTTTCTTCTACATAGTTACCTTGTAGTAAAATgaagcatggaataattctattctagtcacacaaataaccaaacctcaaaaatagccaagctgttatgctcacaagcGTCAATAACACATTGCTTACAGAACACGTTAGGTTAGGAGCATtggtataaacacttattttgttttggcctTGAAATACAAATGACGGCTGTGAATAACATTACAGAAATATGGCATgaagggaggcatttcaatcaattaAAATGCTCCTATATAATACTTTTAAGACGTATGATCATAGTAAAAAGGTcttttttaagacaaattgttaaactggtgagttttggacctttttcagaaatttgcatattttaccccaaactcaatatttgtataatatcatttacgaccgccatttgcatttcaaggtcaaaataaaaaaacagtgtttatacatattgtaaaaCCAAGTGTGgcaaaccaatgctcctattttgtgctttaaaCTCTTATGAGCTACTTTGTGCAATATATGCtatacaaatgagctaattataTCCCCATAACACATGCATATTAAGCATGGTTTGTTGaaattttaacataatttaacATATTACATGACAACAGtaagtcccacggtttgccatgatacatactaaaagttcatcatgttacttctgttaaattgcacaATAGTAGGAATTTacaggcttgtaaaatatcactattttgactggatttgctgtttagatggcCCATGAATTATCTATTAATCAAAAGTATAATGCGATGGGTtgtcgggtggcacagtacTAGTGGTAATACAGTTTCCCTGATCGGGCTTGAAAAGGTTAGgagtcacctgcccgaccatgtggGATTTCCCCGTTTACTCCGGTTTCCTCACACATTAAGTgtcctcgcgcgcttccatccgggccatcAAGCGTGATCAATATAAGtttttataacttatataactttatataacttTTTTCGTAATTgctgtaaaacaaataaagtttacatttcatAGTAATATGATGCATGAAATACCCTCCAATATATGAATGGCCAGAAAGACATACCTAGGATACACAAAATTGTTTAAGTTTTCAATATCACATATCTCTTTGATTAAGTTTCTTTGATGATGTTACATTTTCCAcccaaaatgataaaaaattgtTGCATTACGTAATTGCCATTGGCTTGTGTCTTGTGTTAACAGCAACGTTCAGTGCGGACGGATTGTTTTGGACGGGAGGGACCACTTTGATGACTGGAGGGCGATGGATGTGGGAGGCAGCATCTTATCCCTTAGGGTACACGGCCTGGTCCCCCGGGGAACCCGACACTCACTCTGACCAGAAGCGGTGCCTCGCCATGGTATTCAGTAAAGGTTTCCAGTGGATCTCCTCAGTCTGCGATCACAAACACCACTTTGTATGCGAAGCATCGTAAGGACAATTTATCCCAATTCTCTCCATTATACGACATATTACTGGTTCTCCCCTAACCTTATAACAAGTGAGAAATGCTGACATGTTTACAAAAGCAGATAGAACTTGAAATTGCggcaaaaaatgaaaaagggGGAATTGAGAAAACACATCAATTTTTAAAGtcctttccttttgtttctaTCGTAGAAAACGCATTGCCATTGTATTACAAGCTTGTGTGGAGTCTAGTTCTACAGGAAAGGGGATTTCCGCTAATTAGCAACTCAAAGCGAGCTAATGATTTCTCGAtaacatgaaaatattaaacatgGAATTCATTTTTGGTGTTTCAATACAGATGATACCATgtaaatcaaataatatttacagtttttgtttttacaattcATCATTCTGTTTTTGGTCacaaacatgtattttatattgtttcagAGCGTTTGCAAACATTGGCGGTCAAAGTGGTGGTATTGTCATCGGATGAACACATCTTTCGGCTGACACAGACTGGCTAGCTGTCACATCAAACACCTACgtttaaaatgttgattttccAATAAAGTATTAATCTACAGTTCTATGTCCTTTCAGTATTTTAGTCAATGAGGTATGAaatttaataatgtaaaatatcgCAAATAATGTACCATACGTATTCATTTAATTCCAATTTCATTGTTTCGTGGGCACGTGACTTTAGCCACGATATT
This region includes:
- the LOC117339902 gene encoding perlucin-like, with amino-acid sequence MADLRLFVPLFLWTILLGRCLSGCPDGSVVHSTSCYLFFNMRTSWSEAEFYCRLLNTNLLSIETVEEQTFIGNHLTREGSATFSADGLFWTGGTTLMTGGRWMWEAASYPLGYTAWSPGEPDTHSDQKRCLAMVFSKGFQWISSVCDHKHHFVCEASAFANIGGQSGGIVIG